Proteins encoded by one window of Streptomyces clavuligerus:
- a CDS encoding MFS transporter: protein MRDTLRQMRSYERSVQLLMVNQFTINLGFYMLMPYLAAHLSGSLALAGWTVGLILGVRNFSQQGMFLVGGALADRFGYKPLIVAGCVLRTVGFAALGLVDSPAALLAASAATGLAGALFNPAVRAYLALDAGERRVEAFALFNVFYQAGILLGPLVGMALTGVSFTVTCLVAAGVFAVLSLVQIRSLPARRSEAPRGDGATLRSTWRGILGNRPFLLFAGAMIGSYVLTFQVYLALPLEVRRLGGDGDFGTAAVAVLFAVSGLTTILFQTRVTAWCRARAEPGRALVWGLLVMAAAFLPLLAATAVPAADVPAGGAGRWLLAAGPPALAALLLAVGTMIAYPFEMDTIVRLSGDRLVATHYGLYNTICGIGITVGNLLTGAALDAAREAEVAALPWLALTGLGALCALALHGLHRTGRLVRPESASVA from the coding sequence GTGAGGGACACCCTGCGGCAGATGCGGTCGTACGAGCGCAGCGTCCAGTTGCTGATGGTGAACCAGTTCACCATCAATCTGGGCTTCTACATGCTCATGCCGTATCTGGCCGCCCATCTCTCCGGCTCGCTCGCCCTCGCGGGCTGGACCGTGGGCCTGATCCTCGGTGTGCGGAACTTCAGCCAGCAGGGCATGTTCCTGGTCGGCGGCGCGCTCGCCGACCGTTTCGGCTACAAGCCGCTCATCGTCGCCGGATGTGTGCTGCGGACGGTCGGTTTCGCGGCGCTCGGCCTGGTGGACTCGCCGGCCGCGCTGCTGGCCGCGTCCGCCGCGACCGGGCTCGCCGGGGCGCTGTTCAACCCCGCCGTGCGGGCGTATCTGGCGCTGGACGCGGGCGAGCGGCGGGTGGAGGCGTTCGCGCTCTTCAACGTCTTCTACCAGGCGGGCATCCTGCTCGGCCCGCTGGTCGGGATGGCGCTGACGGGGGTGAGCTTCACGGTGACCTGCCTGGTGGCCGCCGGGGTGTTCGCGGTGCTGAGCCTCGTCCAGATACGGTCCCTGCCCGCGCGCCGGTCCGAGGCCCCCCGGGGCGACGGGGCCACGCTGCGCTCCACCTGGCGCGGGATTCTGGGCAACCGCCCCTTCCTGCTCTTCGCGGGGGCGATGATCGGCTCGTATGTGCTGACCTTCCAGGTCTATCTCGCGCTGCCGCTGGAGGTCCGGAGACTGGGCGGGGACGGGGACTTCGGCACGGCGGCGGTGGCGGTGCTCTTCGCCGTATCCGGGCTGACGACGATCCTCTTCCAGACCCGGGTCACCGCCTGGTGCAGGGCCAGGGCGGAGCCCGGGCGGGCGCTGGTGTGGGGGCTGCTGGTAATGGCGGCAGCGTTCCTGCCGCTGCTGGCGGCGACGGCGGTCCCGGCGGCGGACGTCCCGGCGGGCGGCGCGGGGCGGTGGCTGCTCGCCGCCGGGCCGCCGGCGCTGGCCGCGCTGCTGCTCGCGGTCGGGACGATGATCGCGTACCCGTTCGAGATGGACACCATCGTCCGGCTCTCCGGGGACCGGCTGGTCGCCACGCACTACGGGCTCTACAACACCATCTGCGGCATCGGGATCACGGTGGGCAATCTGCTCACCGGGGCGGCGCTGGACGCGGCCCGGGAGGCGGAGGTCGCGGCGCTGCCGTGGCTGGCGCTGACGGGTCTCGGGGCGCTGTGCGCGCTGGCGCTGCACGGGTTGCACCGCACGGGCCGACTGGTGCGGCCGGAGTCCGCGTCCGTCGCCTGA
- a CDS encoding PLP-dependent cysteine synthase family protein, whose protein sequence is MPEVPSPSSGPAARTARTAQTAQTARTARTALSGLVGNTPLLRVTEPFTAGERGFWAKLEGFNPGGIKDRPALHMVERARARGDLRPGGRIIESTSGTLGLGLALAGMVYGHPVTLVTDPGLEGSMTRLLNAYGAQVNVVSEAHPTGGWQQARRDRVNRLLEQYPGSWCPDQYNNPDNTTAYTPLALELAAELRHIDVLVCSVGTGGHSAGVSRVLRQLYPRLRLIGVDTIGSTIFGQEARPRLMRGLGSSIYPRNVAYDHFSEVHWVAPAEAVWTCRALATSHYATGGWSVGAVALVAGWLARTLPADTRIAAVFPDGPQRYLGTVYDDDYCAAHGLLDGPPAPEPEVVGRMDEKQITRWTRCASVVDPLTLRSGPGGDSALGDGPLGEGSRGDSPLGEGPLGKGDGR, encoded by the coding sequence GTGCCCGAGGTCCCTTCCCCGTCCTCCGGCCCCGCCGCACGGACCGCACGGACCGCACAGACCGCACAGACCGCACGGACCGCACGGACCGCGCTGTCCGGCCTGGTCGGCAACACCCCGCTGCTCCGCGTCACCGAGCCCTTCACCGCCGGCGAACGGGGCTTCTGGGCCAAGCTGGAGGGCTTCAACCCCGGCGGGATCAAGGACCGGCCCGCGCTGCACATGGTCGAACGGGCCCGTGCCCGGGGCGACCTGCGCCCCGGCGGCCGGATCATCGAGTCCACCAGCGGCACCCTGGGGCTGGGCCTCGCCCTGGCCGGAATGGTCTACGGCCACCCGGTCACCCTGGTCACCGACCCCGGTCTGGAAGGGTCGATGACCCGGCTGCTGAACGCGTACGGCGCCCAGGTCAACGTGGTCTCCGAAGCGCACCCCACCGGCGGCTGGCAGCAGGCCCGCCGGGACCGGGTGAACCGGCTGCTGGAGCAGTACCCCGGTTCCTGGTGCCCCGACCAGTACAACAACCCCGACAACACCACCGCGTACACCCCGCTCGCCCTCGAACTCGCCGCGGAACTGCGCCATATCGACGTCCTGGTGTGCAGCGTGGGCACCGGCGGCCACTCCGCGGGGGTCTCGCGGGTGCTGCGCCAGCTCTATCCCCGGCTCCGGCTGATCGGTGTGGACACCATCGGCTCCACCATCTTCGGCCAGGAGGCCCGGCCCCGGCTGATGCGGGGCCTCGGCTCCAGCATCTATCCGCGCAATGTCGCCTACGACCACTTCTCCGAGGTGCACTGGGTGGCCCCCGCCGAGGCCGTGTGGACCTGCCGGGCGCTCGCGACCTCCCACTACGCCACCGGCGGCTGGAGCGTCGGCGCGGTCGCCCTCGTCGCGGGCTGGCTCGCCCGCACCCTGCCCGCCGACACCCGGATCGCCGCCGTCTTCCCCGACGGTCCGCAGCGCTACCTCGGCACGGTCTACGACGACGACTACTGCGCGGCGCACGGGCTGCTGGACGGCCCGCCCGCGCCCGAGCCCGAGGTGGTGGGCCGGATGGACGAGAAGCAGATCACCCGCTGGACCCGGTGCGCGTCCGTCGTCGACCCGCTGACCCTCCGTTCCGGACCCGGCGGGGACAGCGCGCTCGGGGACGGCCCGCTCGGAGAGGGCTCGCGCGGGGACAGCCCGCTCGGCGAGGGCCCGCTCGGGAAGGGCGACGGCAGGTGA
- a CDS encoding helix-turn-helix domain-containing protein: MNDSSVSDPAPGSGSGSTPGSGSAYDPAPASDSVARTLNEVGPRLKRLRAERGITLAALAETTGISKSTLSRLESGGRRPSLELLLPISQAYQVPLDELVGAPEVGDPRVRLTPRTIHGSTVVPLTRQPGPLQAFKMVVPVSRATPEPVTHEGYEWLYVLAGRLRLVLPGHDVVLGAGEAAEFDTRLPHWFGSTGEGPVEVLSLFGRQGERMHVRARPKERAERGAAGGPGSAGLGPRRHNPET; encoded by the coding sequence ATGAACGACTCCTCCGTGTCCGACCCCGCACCCGGCTCCGGCTCCGGCTCCACACCCGGCTCCGGCTCCGCGTACGACCCCGCGCCCGCGTCCGACTCCGTCGCCCGGACCCTGAACGAGGTCGGCCCCCGGCTGAAGCGGCTGCGCGCCGAGCGCGGGATCACCCTGGCCGCGCTCGCCGAGACCACCGGGATCTCCAAGAGCACCCTGTCCCGGCTGGAGTCCGGGGGCCGCCGCCCCAGCCTCGAACTGCTGCTGCCGATCTCGCAGGCGTACCAGGTGCCCCTGGACGAGCTGGTCGGCGCGCCCGAGGTGGGCGATCCCCGGGTGCGGCTCACCCCCCGGACGATCCACGGCAGCACGGTGGTGCCGCTGACCCGGCAGCCGGGGCCGCTCCAGGCGTTCAAGATGGTCGTGCCGGTCTCCCGCGCCACCCCCGAACCGGTCACCCACGAGGGCTACGAATGGCTCTATGTCCTCGCCGGGCGGCTGCGGCTGGTCCTGCCCGGCCACGATGTGGTGCTCGGCGCGGGGGAGGCGGCCGAGTTCGACACCCGGCTGCCGCACTGGTTCGGCTCCACCGGGGAGGGCCCGGTGGAGGTGCTGAGCCTCTTCGGCCGGCAGGGGGAGCGGATGCATGTACGGGCCCGGCCCAAGGAGCGCGCGGAACGCGGGGCCGCCGGGGGCCCCGGGAGCGCGGGTCTCGGACCCCGGAGGCATAACCCGGAGACGTAA
- a CDS encoding TIGR00645 family protein, which yields MPLLDHSLPTSSKPGIASYAAPSLGYALFATRWLQAPLYFGLVAAQGVYVYKFFNELWHLVAHILTGHANETHVMLAVLKLVDVVMIANLLIMVIVGGYETFVSRIGLQGHRDQPEWLSHVNSNVLKVKLATAIVGISSVHLLQMFVDVDHTSQHSLLWGTVIHMAFILSAAILAYMSGPMERRGHHPHPGPDPDSRPPRPPKPSPPTQLIISERALPEGLTGPAGLRDLLPAQAGTERRPAADGVVLPGHTVPDGYPAPEGYPGSDGYAGSDGYAGHGAHRPGPVTGGQGGHGGQGFAAAAEGRVRAAGFPARRSLEEFDGTHERHLDRYTLSRLGRLEFVRARGNVVLLGPPGSGTTHLAVALGTRACQAGHGTRFATAAEWVARLTCAHAEGRLTEELVVLDRYALLIVDGVGAVPFDTESTRLLHRLVSHRYARGSVVVTADRPFGRWSEVFGDSPATSSMVDRVAHHAEVVTLTGEGRRLRDHDRDRGGERALAVGPDLS from the coding sequence ATGCCGTTGCTCGATCACTCCCTGCCCACGTCCTCCAAGCCGGGGATCGCGAGCTACGCGGCCCCCTCGCTCGGCTACGCCCTGTTCGCCACCCGCTGGCTCCAGGCGCCGCTCTACTTCGGGCTGGTGGCGGCCCAGGGCGTCTATGTCTACAAGTTCTTCAACGAGCTGTGGCACCTGGTCGCGCACATCCTCACCGGCCACGCCAACGAGACGCATGTGATGCTCGCGGTCCTCAAGCTCGTCGACGTCGTCATGATCGCCAACCTGCTGATCATGGTGATCGTCGGCGGCTACGAGACGTTCGTCTCGCGGATCGGACTCCAGGGCCACCGCGATCAGCCGGAGTGGCTGTCCCACGTCAACTCCAATGTGCTGAAGGTGAAGCTGGCGACGGCGATCGTCGGGATCTCCTCGGTCCATCTGCTCCAGATGTTCGTGGACGTCGACCACACCTCGCAGCACTCGCTGCTCTGGGGGACGGTCATCCACATGGCCTTCATCCTCTCGGCCGCGATCCTCGCGTACATGTCCGGGCCGATGGAGCGGCGCGGCCATCACCCCCACCCCGGTCCGGACCCGGACTCCCGCCCGCCCCGGCCGCCGAAGCCGTCCCCGCCGACCCAGCTCATCATCTCCGAGCGGGCCCTGCCGGAGGGGCTCACCGGCCCGGCGGGGCTGCGCGACCTGCTGCCCGCGCAGGCCGGTACGGAGCGCAGACCGGCCGCCGACGGGGTGGTCCTCCCGGGGCACACGGTCCCCGACGGATACCCGGCCCCCGAGGGATACCCGGGTTCCGACGGGTACGCGGGTTCCGACGGGTACGCGGGCCACGGTGCCCACCGTCCCGGCCCCGTCACCGGCGGCCAGGGCGGCCACGGCGGCCAGGGCTTCGCGGCGGCGGCCGAGGGCCGTGTCCGTGCCGCCGGGTTCCCGGCCCGCAGATCGCTGGAGGAGTTCGACGGCACCCATGAGCGCCATCTCGACCGGTACACCCTCTCCCGGCTGGGCAGGCTGGAGTTCGTCCGCGCCCGGGGCAATGTCGTCCTGCTCGGCCCGCCCGGCTCCGGCACGACCCATCTGGCCGTCGCGCTCGGGACCCGGGCCTGCCAGGCGGGCCACGGGACCAGGTTCGCGACGGCCGCCGAGTGGGTCGCCCGGCTGACCTGCGCCCACGCCGAGGGGCGGCTGACGGAGGAGCTGGTGGTGCTCGACCGGTACGCGCTGCTGATCGTGGACGGGGTGGGCGCCGTCCCGTTCGACACGGAGAGCACCCGGCTCCTGCACCGGCTGGTCTCGCACCGCTATGCGCGGGGCTCCGTCGTCGTCACCGCCGACCGGCCCTTCGGCCGCTGGTCGGAGGTCTTCGGGGACTCCCCGGCGACCTCGTCGATGGTGGACCGGGTGGCCCACCACGCCGAGGTCGTCACGCTCACGGGGGAGGGCCGACGGCTCCGCGACCACGACCGCGACCGGGGCGGCGAGCGGGCCCTCGCCGTCGGACCCGACCTCTCCTGA
- a CDS encoding AfsR/SARP family transcriptional regulator: MPLQHAAFSPDISRIPDAVGGNTPGVSFRLLGPVGAWAGERHIPLGTPQQRAVLTMLVFHRGAVVTSQTLVDGVWGEEAPRRAQGTVRTYVSRLRAAFAEAEAGELVCAHGGYALRAPGATVDALLFEQETTGALRGDGGDPRADHDRLTGALGRWRGTALAGVPGPYAERQRDRLHEVRICAQEALFERALALGSHARSIPELHTLVAEFPLRERLHGLLMLALYRSGQQAEALSRYEEIRRMLARELGVGPTPHLAALHQRMLTADPSLSAPDRDPSLLPGLSDAPGAPGAAGAPRFPGTPGASTGAVRPGTPGGAPVEPGQGPGHRGHAPAADQVWGHTPWPPAPSSTARNGPAGQEWGPVGQDRSGLPGRGHGPTGPARGPVNRTDWPLNPGYRLPVPGHGPAAGPTDPARNPDRGHRPTGQCPTGPTDGPLDPDHRPPLPGHGPVTRPTNPAHGTGARTAPARGPLAPDRSPAGRTHHAEPPGRGHGPAGPTDGPLDPDHRPPLSGHGPTTGPAGPGCPPAHGARDETDPGHASAAPAHGTTAPDRSPAGRTHGPESRTHRPLAPDHRPPLPGHGPATGPTDPARNPGQGHGPTNPAHGPTDHEPGAGAEPGAWGTPFPGTPRPHRLPPAAADFTGRHAAVAELTAVLTGQRAPAGAPAGAAPRLVVVTGIGGVGKTTLAVQVAHALGEEFPDGRLHADLGAGSSPVDPGGVLADFLGALGTPAARIPFDLGQRAALFRTVLADRRVLLVLDNARDAEQIRPLLPGTASAAVVVTTRARQLTVPGAHRIDLEVPSGDESLELLGAIAGPGRVAGAPETARALVERCGRLPLAVRIVGSRLAAHPGRPLDRLAERLGDGPALLDELRSGELAVEPVFRLGYEALTPGDARAFRALALLDTPDLPLTVAAVLLDLDPYAAEAAAERLVDAGMLESYGPDRYRFHDLLRAYARRLAERTDGPGERDAARTRVLDLLLATVLRAARTAVAGELPTGWVVQGDHPGLPFSDVAEVRAWFTAEHAVLTSVVEQSLRRDGEELRKAMDLLVIVACCGLFPGRARYQEVNRIADLAVARTLDDGDAASRSRALHTRAWLRCTAARYTEAECDLRAALHFGAQEGNPTRLHVSGVLLALVLWAVGRAEEAVRVMREAEALAGDPEDPYSPASVARFTARLHVTLGSELPDLPLVTPLMREVDATGTSLVTDGGIRRLGDLMNRSAPPPR, translated from the coding sequence ATGCCGTTGCAGCATGCTGCCTTTTCACCTGATATATCCCGGATACCCGATGCGGTCGGCGGCAACACCCCCGGTGTCTCCTTCCGGCTGCTGGGCCCGGTCGGCGCCTGGGCGGGGGAGCGGCACATTCCCCTCGGCACCCCGCAGCAGCGCGCCGTGCTCACCATGCTGGTGTTCCACCGGGGCGCGGTGGTCACGTCGCAGACACTCGTCGACGGCGTGTGGGGCGAGGAGGCCCCGCGGCGGGCGCAGGGCACGGTACGGACCTATGTCTCCCGGCTGCGGGCGGCGTTCGCCGAGGCGGAGGCCGGGGAACTGGTCTGCGCCCACGGCGGATACGCCCTGCGGGCGCCCGGGGCCACCGTCGACGCGCTCCTGTTCGAGCAGGAGACCACCGGGGCGCTGCGCGGGGACGGCGGCGACCCCCGGGCGGACCACGACCGGCTGACCGGGGCCCTGGGGCGGTGGCGGGGCACCGCCCTCGCTGGGGTGCCGGGGCCCTATGCCGAACGCCAGCGCGACCGGCTGCACGAGGTCCGGATCTGCGCGCAGGAGGCGCTCTTCGAACGGGCCCTGGCGCTGGGCAGTCACGCCCGTTCCATTCCGGAGCTGCACACCCTGGTGGCGGAGTTCCCGCTGCGCGAACGGCTGCACGGGCTGCTGATGCTGGCCCTGTACCGGTCCGGGCAGCAGGCCGAGGCGCTGAGCCGGTACGAGGAGATCCGGCGCATGCTCGCGAGGGAGCTGGGCGTGGGGCCCACGCCGCATCTGGCCGCGCTGCACCAGCGGATGCTCACCGCCGATCCCAGCCTGTCCGCGCCGGACCGGGACCCGTCGCTGCTGCCGGGCCTCTCGGACGCGCCGGGCGCACCCGGCGCAGCGGGCGCACCGCGTTTCCCGGGTACGCCGGGAGCGTCCACGGGGGCGGTACGGCCCGGTACCCCGGGCGGGGCCCCGGTGGAGCCGGGGCAGGGGCCGGGACACCGGGGGCACGCCCCCGCCGCCGACCAGGTGTGGGGGCACACTCCCTGGCCGCCCGCACCTTCGAGCACCGCGCGGAACGGCCCCGCCGGCCAGGAGTGGGGGCCGGTGGGACAGGACCGCTCCGGCCTGCCGGGCCGGGGCCACGGCCCGACAGGCCCCGCGCGCGGGCCGGTGAACCGGACGGACTGGCCCCTGAACCCGGGCTACCGGCTGCCGGTACCGGGGCACGGCCCCGCCGCCGGACCGACGGACCCGGCGCGGAACCCCGACCGGGGCCACCGCCCGACAGGCCAATGCCCGACAGGCCCGACGGACGGACCCCTGGACCCGGACCACCGACCACCGCTGCCAGGGCACGGCCCCGTCACCAGACCGACAAACCCGGCACACGGGACGGGCGCCCGAACGGCCCCGGCACGCGGGCCCCTGGCCCCGGACCGTTCCCCAGCGGGCCGGACCCACCACGCGGAGCCCCCCGGCCGGGGTCACGGCCCGGCAGGCCCGACGGACGGACCCCTGGACCCGGACCACCGGCCGCCGCTGTCAGGGCACGGCCCCACCACCGGACCGGCGGGCCCGGGATGCCCTCCGGCGCACGGAGCACGCGACGAGACGGACCCGGGCCACGCCTCCGCGGCCCCGGCCCACGGCACCACCGCCCCGGACCGTTCCCCAGCGGGCCGGACACACGGACCCGAGAGCCGGACGCACAGACCCCTGGCCCCGGACCACCGACCACCCCTGCCAGGGCACGGCCCCGCCACCGGACCGACGGACCCGGCGCGGAACCCCGGCCAGGGCCACGGCCCGACAAACCCGGCGCACGGGCCGACGGACCACGAGCCCGGGGCAGGGGCAGAGCCAGGGGCCTGGGGAACGCCGTTCCCCGGAACACCCCGGCCGCACCGGCTGCCGCCCGCCGCGGCCGATTTCACCGGCCGCCACGCCGCCGTCGCGGAGCTGACCGCCGTCCTCACCGGGCAGCGCGCCCCGGCCGGGGCTCCGGCCGGGGCCGCGCCGCGCCTCGTCGTCGTCACCGGGATCGGCGGGGTCGGGAAGACGACCCTCGCCGTGCAGGTCGCGCACGCGCTCGGCGAGGAGTTCCCCGACGGGCGGCTCCACGCCGACCTGGGCGCGGGCAGCAGCCCCGTGGACCCCGGCGGCGTCCTCGCCGACTTCCTCGGCGCGCTCGGGACGCCCGCCGCGCGCATCCCGTTCGACCTCGGACAGCGGGCCGCCCTCTTCCGTACCGTTCTCGCCGACCGGCGGGTCCTGCTCGTCCTCGACAACGCCCGGGACGCCGAACAGATCCGGCCACTGCTCCCGGGCACAGCGAGCGCCGCCGTGGTCGTCACCACCCGGGCCCGGCAGCTCACCGTCCCGGGGGCGCACCGGATCGATCTGGAGGTGCCCTCAGGGGACGAGTCGCTGGAACTGCTCGGGGCGATCGCCGGGCCCGGGCGGGTGGCCGGTGCGCCGGAGACGGCCCGGGCGCTGGTCGAGCGGTGCGGCCGGCTGCCGCTCGCGGTGCGGATCGTCGGCTCCCGGCTCGCCGCCCACCCCGGGCGTCCGCTCGACCGGCTGGCCGAACGCCTCGGCGACGGGCCCGCCCTCCTCGACGAACTGCGCTCCGGCGAACTCGCCGTGGAACCCGTCTTCCGCCTCGGGTACGAGGCACTGACGCCCGGGGACGCGCGCGCCTTCCGGGCCCTCGCCCTCCTCGACACGCCCGATCTGCCGCTGACGGTCGCCGCCGTGCTGCTCGACCTCGACCCGTACGCGGCGGAGGCGGCGGCCGAACGGCTCGTGGACGCGGGCATGCTGGAGTCCTACGGACCCGACCGCTACCGCTTCCACGATCTGTTGCGGGCGTACGCGCGCCGTCTCGCGGAGCGGACCGACGGGCCCGGGGAGCGGGACGCGGCCCGTACCCGGGTGCTGGATCTGCTGCTCGCGACCGTGCTGCGCGCGGCGCGGACCGCCGTCGCCGGAGAGCTGCCCACGGGCTGGGTGGTCCAGGGCGACCACCCGGGACTGCCGTTCTCCGACGTCGCGGAGGTCCGGGCGTGGTTCACCGCCGAACACGCCGTCCTCACCTCGGTGGTGGAGCAGTCGCTGCGCCGGGACGGCGAGGAGCTGCGCAAGGCCATGGATCTGCTGGTGATCGTCGCGTGCTGCGGGCTCTTCCCCGGCCGGGCGCGCTACCAGGAGGTGAACAGGATCGCCGATCTCGCGGTGGCGCGGACCCTCGACGACGGGGACGCCGCCAGCCGCTCACGGGCCCTGCACACCCGGGCGTGGCTGCGGTGCACGGCGGCCCGGTACACGGAGGCCGAGTGCGATCTGCGGGCCGCCCTCCACTTCGGGGCGCAGGAGGGGAATCCGACGCGCCTCCATGTCTCGGGGGTGCTGCTGGCGCTGGTGCTGTGGGCGGTCGGCCGGGCGGAGGAGGCCGTGCGGGTGATGCGCGAGGCGGAGGCGCTGGCCGGGGACCCCGAGGACCCGTACAGCCCGGCGTCGGTGGCCCGGTTCACGGCCCGGCTGCATGTGACGCTCGGTTCGGAGCTGCCGGACCTGCCGCTGGTGACCCCCCTGATGCGGGAGGTCGACGCGACGGGCACCTCGCTGGTCACGGACGGGGGCATCCGGCGGCTCGGCGATCTGATGAACCGGTCGGCGCCGCCCCCGCGGTGA
- a CDS encoding TIGR03619 family F420-dependent LLM class oxidoreductase has translation MLVGIALPQYGSQARAESIAPFARDAEAAGFDTLWAGDRALAPVAPGTLYPGCTPDRPYPPEFTTFLDPLAVLTVAATATVRARLGTSTLIAPLHPPLLLARSLTSLDRISGGRLDVGLGIGWLREEYTAVGADFSRRGEQLDEILDLLHGIWTRDPFRHEGKRWTVPEARIGLRPVQTPGPPVHLGGTSEAALRRVGRRADGWAGVVLPPEYAAHLWDTARRAARDAGRDPDALRRTLRYNVPPGTPAESIAEVLRTVRDSGADGCFPDLHRAVREPDEALETGIRALQLLREG, from the coding sequence ATGCTCGTAGGGATCGCACTGCCGCAGTACGGAAGCCAGGCCCGCGCGGAATCGATCGCGCCGTTCGCGCGCGACGCGGAGGCCGCCGGTTTTGACACGCTCTGGGCCGGGGACCGGGCGCTGGCCCCGGTCGCCCCCGGCACGCTCTACCCGGGGTGCACACCGGACCGGCCCTACCCGCCGGAGTTCACGACCTTCCTCGACCCGCTGGCGGTGCTCACGGTCGCCGCGACCGCGACCGTCCGCGCCCGGCTCGGCACCAGCACCCTGATCGCGCCCCTGCACCCGCCGCTGCTGCTAGCCCGCTCCCTCACCTCTCTGGACCGGATCAGCGGCGGACGGCTCGACGTGGGTCTCGGCATCGGCTGGCTCCGCGAGGAGTACACCGCCGTCGGCGCCGACTTCTCCCGGCGCGGGGAGCAGCTCGACGAGATCCTTGACCTGCTGCACGGGATCTGGACGCGGGACCCGTTCCGCCACGAGGGGAAGCGCTGGACGGTCCCCGAGGCGCGTATCGGACTGCGCCCCGTCCAGACCCCCGGACCGCCGGTCCATCTGGGCGGCACCAGCGAGGCGGCGCTGCGCCGGGTGGGCCGCCGCGCCGACGGCTGGGCGGGGGTGGTCCTGCCGCCGGAGTACGCGGCCCACCTCTGGGACACGGCCCGCCGCGCCGCCCGGGACGCGGGCCGCGACCCGGACGCGCTGCGCCGCACGCTCCGTTACAACGTGCCGCCCGGAACGCCCGCCGAGTCCATCGCGGAGGTCCTGCGCACGGTCCGCGACTCCGGCGCCGACGGCTGCTTCCCCGATCTGCACCGCGCGGTGCGGGAACCGGACGAGGCGCTGGAGACGGGGATACGCGCGCTGCAACTCCTCCGCGAGGGCTGA
- a CDS encoding HAD family hydrolase → MPFAHPVIVFDLDGTLIRNTTVSLLLAEGVGRLPAVEELERLYDSYAIDNDTFSDREAALLAGLTPEQIRGFLADAPWTAGVEETLRTLTEGGCTLLLATLAWGFAVEELEHRPWFSAVGAADMEYVDGALSGRVDRYFDEQGKLDFVRAWCAERGVPLDQVAAVGDSRSDLRLFAGVGTSVALNASADARAAADHVLDTEDLRDLLPLLRTRTA, encoded by the coding sequence ATGCCCTTCGCCCACCCCGTGATCGTCTTCGACCTCGACGGCACCCTCATCCGGAACACCACCGTCTCGCTCCTGCTCGCCGAGGGCGTGGGGCGGCTCCCCGCCGTCGAGGAGCTGGAGCGGCTGTACGACAGCTACGCCATCGACAACGACACGTTCTCCGACCGCGAGGCCGCGCTGCTCGCGGGCCTGACCCCGGAGCAGATACGGGGCTTCCTGGCGGACGCCCCGTGGACAGCCGGGGTCGAGGAGACCCTGCGCACCCTCACCGAGGGCGGATGCACCCTGCTGCTCGCCACGCTGGCCTGGGGGTTCGCCGTCGAGGAGCTGGAACACCGGCCCTGGTTCAGCGCCGTCGGCGCGGCGGACATGGAGTATGTGGACGGCGCGCTCTCCGGGCGGGTGGACCGCTACTTCGACGAGCAGGGGAAGCTCGACTTCGTCCGGGCCTGGTGCGCGGAGCGCGGCGTCCCACTCGATCAGGTGGCCGCCGTCGGCGACTCCCGCAGCGATCTGCGGCTCTTCGCGGGAGTCGGGACGTCCGTCGCGCTCAACGCCAGTGCCGACGCGCGGGCCGCCGCCGATCATGTCCTGGACACGGAGGACCTGCGCGACCTCCTTCCCCTGCTGCGGACGCGGACGGCCTGA
- a CDS encoding helix-turn-helix domain-containing protein: MGSDVFAEGLNPLERFGLEVREVRTGRKLTQKQLGKAVKYSDGYVSKVEAGLLMPSERFARGCDLVFATNGLFLRLLRRVEEGDHPSWFVPYLQLEWKAVRILDFSALSIMGMLQTEEYARAIFRAGQPREVPEVINGQVAARIRRRGVLEQERPPAIWVILHEACLRTVVGGSGVMARQLEHLIRMAESPNVDIQVMPFSAGAAGVHTLAFTLLVFNDESTALYVDDVPQGGRLYRSEPNVGIALENYERLRAHALSPDDSVALIKSAHKEYRS, from the coding sequence ATGGGTAGCGATGTCTTCGCCGAGGGTTTGAATCCCCTCGAACGCTTCGGCCTGGAGGTCCGGGAGGTACGCACGGGGCGCAAGCTCACCCAGAAACAGCTCGGTAAGGCCGTCAAGTACTCCGACGGGTACGTCAGCAAGGTCGAAGCGGGATTGCTGATGCCGAGCGAGAGGTTCGCGCGGGGCTGCGATCTGGTTTTTGCCACGAACGGCCTCTTTCTTCGTCTGCTCCGCCGCGTCGAGGAAGGAGACCACCCCTCCTGGTTCGTTCCGTATCTCCAGTTGGAGTGGAAGGCGGTCCGGATTCTGGACTTCTCCGCGTTGAGCATCATGGGGATGCTCCAGACGGAGGAGTACGCGCGTGCCATCTTCCGTGCGGGCCAGCCCCGTGAGGTCCCGGAGGTGATCAATGGCCAGGTGGCGGCTCGGATAAGGCGACGGGGAGTGCTGGAGCAAGAGCGTCCGCCCGCGATCTGGGTGATCCTGCACGAAGCGTGTCTGCGGACGGTGGTGGGTGGCTCCGGGGTCATGGCGAGGCAGCTTGAGCATCTGATCCGTATGGCGGAGTCCCCGAACGTCGACATCCAGGTGATGCCCTTCTCGGCGGGCGCGGCAGGCGTGCACACGCTGGCGTTCACCTTGCTCGTCTTCAACGACGAGTCGACCGCGTTGTACGTCGATGATGTTCCGCAAGGGGGGAGGCTCTACCGTTCCGAGCCGAACGTCGGGATCGCCCTCGAAAACTACGAGCGCTTGCGGGCGCACGCGCTGTCCCCCGATGATTCAGTAGCCCTGATCAAGTCGGCACACAAGGAGTACAGATCATGA